In Pseudorasbora parva isolate DD20220531a chromosome 20, ASM2467924v1, whole genome shotgun sequence, a single window of DNA contains:
- the mdm2 gene encoding E3 ubiquitin-protein ligase Mdm2 produces MATESCLSSSQINKVDNEKLVRPKVQLKRLLEDAGADKDVFTMKEVMFYLGKYIMSKELYDKQQQHIVHCGEDALGAVLGVKSFSVKEPRALFAMINRNLVTVKNPETQSTFSEPRSQSEPDRGPGDTDSDSRSSTSQQRRRRRSSDPESSSAEDEPKERRKRHKSDSFSLTFDDSLSWCVIGGLHRERGNSESSDVHSNSDVGISHSEGSDESEDSDSDNFSVEFEVESIDSDAYSENDEDSLPGENEVYEVTIFAEDEDSFDEDTEITKADYWKCAECDALNPPLPRHCKSCWNVRPGWLPETDFFNNENPSTNTQTSTEDTSIAATPSLASDDKMLPSKPSSPLPETDEGVDVPDGKCLQSPAVKEEELPSSATSRSLTDSQTSSSQPSTSSGGGSSQEETPELERFNSLEACLPATCLEPCVICQSRPKNGCIVHGRTGHLMACYTCAKKLKNRNKLCPVCREPIQSVVLTYVS; encoded by the exons ATGGCAACAGAAAGTTGTTTAAGCAGTTCTCAAATCAACAAGGTTGACAATGAAAAACTGGTAAG ACCAAAGGTGCAGTTGAAAAGGCTGTTAGAGGATGCAGGTGCAGATAAAGATGTTTTCACCATGAAGGAG GTTATGTTTTATTTGGGGAAGTATATCATGAGCAAGGAGTTATATGACAAGCAGCAGCAACACATCGTTCACTGTGGAGAGGATGCTCTCGGTGCTGTTCTCGGGGTGAAAAGTTTCTCAGTCAAAGAGCCCCG AGCCCTCTTTGCAATGATCAATAGAAACCTTGTAACAGTGAAAAATCCAG aaacacagtcTACCTTCTCTGAACCTAGGAGTCAAAGTGAACCAGATCGAGGGCCTGGG GATACGGATTCAGACTCTCGCTCATCTACCTCACAGCAGCGCAGGAGGAGGAGAAGCAGTGATCCTG AGAGTTCTTCAGCCGAAGATGAGCCTAAAGAACGCAGGAAGAGGCACAAGTCGGACAGCTTCTCCCTGACATTTGATGACAGCCTGTCTTGGTGTGTGATTGGCGGCCTGCACCGGGAGAGGGGGAACAGCGAGTCTTCGGACGTACACAGCAACTCT GATGTAGGTATCTCTCACAGTGAGGGCAGTGATGAAAGTGAGGACTCAGACTCTGATAATTTCAGTGTGGAGTTTGAGGTGGAGTCCATCGACTCCGACGCCTACAGTGAGAACGATGAGGATTCGCTGCCGGGAGAGAACGAG GTGTATGAAGTCACAATCTTCGCTGAGGATGAAGACTCGTTTGATGAGGATACTGAGATAACTAAAGCA GATTACTGGAAGTGTGCTGAATGTGACGCGCTCAACCCTCCTCTTCCTCGGCATTGCAAAAGCTGCTGGAATGTCCGACCTGGTTGGCTTCCAGAAACAGACTTTTTCAACAATGAAAACCCCTCCACTAACACTCAAACCAGCACTGAAGACACCAGCATCGCCGCAACACCCAGCTTGGCCTCGGATGACAAAATGCTTCCTTCCAAACCCTCAAGCCCTCTTCCGGAAACAGACGAAGGAGTGGACGTACCCGACGGCAAATGCTTGCAATCTCCCGCCGTCAAAGAAGAAGAACTTCCTTCTTCTGCCACCTCCCGCTCCCTGACTGACTCTCAGACCTCGTCATCGCAACCCTCCACCTCTTCTGGTGGGGGCAGCAGCCAGGAAGAGACCCCTGAGCTAGAGCGCTTCAACAGCCTTGAGGCCTGCCTGCCCGCCACTTGCCTAGAGCCCTGCGTCATCTGTCAAAGTCGCCCCAAGAATGGCTGCATTGTCCACGGAAGGACTGGACACCTTATGGCGTGTTACACTTGCGCCAAGAAATTAAAGAACCGGAACAAGTTGTGTCCGGTGTGCCGAGAGCCCATTCAGTCAGTTGTGTTGACCTACGTGAGCTGA